In one window of Candidatus Bathyarchaeia archaeon DNA:
- a CDS encoding DUF120 domain-containing protein, protein MKTKEMDGCGSRREITVRGIVRTGINEGSRFTALPWFKRQVKEILGFEPYPGTLNLLLANEDYDNLMVLLSKNAGFEIVPENGYLPGRLYRALIMSSVLGAVVRPNVPNYPRNLLEIIAPINLRRLLNLRDGDEVEVKVLLE, encoded by the coding sequence ATGAAAACTAAAGAAATGGATGGATGTGGCAGCCGTAGGGAAATAACTGTAAGGGGGATAGTGAGAACTGGAATTAATGAGGGAAGCAGATTCACAGCACTGCCGTGGTTTAAGAGGCAGGTTAAGGAGATACTGGGCTTCGAGCCCTATCCTGGAACACTAAACCTACTTCTAGCAAATGAGGATTATGATAACCTAATGGTCCTCTTGAGTAAAAATGCTGGGTTTGAAATAGTTCCCGAGAACGGTTATTTACCGGGTAGGCTTTATAGGGCACTTATAATGTCAAGTGTTTTAGGGGCTGTTGTCAGACCTAATGTTCCAAATTATCCAAGGAACCTTCTGGAGATTATTGCTCCAATTAATTTAAGGAGACTTCTGAACCTTAGGGATGGAGATGAAGTTGAGGTTAAAGTGCTGCTTGAATAA
- a CDS encoding ABC transporter permease subunit — protein sequence MRNSVSLKDYGSMRGLVRKLDSLSSINSIKYLIYAFSIIFFFVFILIPPIIGILQNIGQIEIILHEPNLLARANAAITRSFLMAFIVATLDLIAALPLAWFIVRSRIELAHIIDTMVDIPFLIPTAALGYSALLFWSKPNGISRIFGVESLIPEGLLLVFLLHFSFSYPVIVRVMVGELLNYKEVYEIAARTLGAQPLTAVRTITLPLLKPGIIASFLLAFARSLSETGATVMVAGQWENGPVFLFRIMDMAGLPEHLKNSVLVYVSSILIFASTILFFLISLLAPKFRFPVRRAFPSIEKRLSYSEAIRFRDGLTLLVFLLVVLSPSLFIALPMIGALIDGTLSEALIGSGSWGEFWRSMAISYTIGLLSTIINIILGLPAAIVIARRKLSGATPIFKALVNVPIIVPSIALGTSLRLFWGRYPFIHEFWVLLLSHTTITYTYFVESMAAAMESIPLEVEEVASTLGAKPFTIFREITLPLTKYSIFSGAVLVFTRALGETGAAKAAARTKEFWTTPILLVNWIMDGGITGSQKALSVGIYIISSFIVLLALRTLTRRRK from the coding sequence ATGAGAAACAGTGTTTCCCTAAAGGATTATGGTAGCATGCGCGGTCTGGTTAGAAAACTTGACTCCCTCTCCTCGATAAATTCAATTAAATATTTGATTTATGCATTCTCAATCATATTCTTCTTTGTATTCATCCTCATCCCCCCAATCATCGGAATACTTCAGAATATTGGTCAGATAGAGATCATATTACATGAGCCTAATCTATTGGCTAGAGCTAATGCGGCAATAACCCGATCGTTCCTTATGGCTTTTATTGTTGCAACTCTGGATTTAATAGCGGCGCTACCCCTCGCATGGTTTATAGTTAGAAGCAGGATCGAGCTTGCACACATTATAGATACCATGGTGGACATACCATTCCTCATACCAACAGCAGCTCTAGGATACTCAGCGCTCCTATTCTGGAGTAAACCTAATGGAATCTCAAGGATTTTTGGAGTAGAATCGCTTATCCCAGAGGGACTCCTCCTAGTTTTTCTCTTACACTTCTCCTTCTCATACCCAGTTATTGTGAGAGTTATGGTAGGCGAGCTACTAAACTATAAGGAGGTTTACGAGATTGCTGCCAGAACTCTAGGCGCACAGCCATTAACAGCAGTTAGAACAATAACCCTGCCACTACTTAAGCCAGGTATAATAGCATCTTTCCTACTAGCATTCGCCCGCTCACTTTCGGAGACTGGTGCAACGGTCATGGTGGCTGGGCAATGGGAGAACGGACCAGTCTTCCTATTTAGAATTATGGATATGGCTGGTCTTCCGGAGCACCTAAAGAATAGCGTTTTAGTCTACGTGAGCTCCATTTTAATATTTGCATCAACAATATTATTCTTTCTAATAAGTTTGCTGGCACCTAAATTCAGATTTCCAGTTAGGCGAGCCTTTCCATCAATAGAAAAAAGACTCAGTTACTCTGAAGCCATTAGATTTAGAGATGGCTTAACACTCCTAGTATTTCTTCTCGTGGTTTTATCTCCCTCTCTATTTATTGCCCTACCAATGATTGGCGCGCTTATAGATGGAACTTTAAGTGAGGCTCTAATAGGCTCAGGCTCCTGGGGCGAATTTTGGCGTAGCATGGCAATCTCTTACACTATTGGCTTGCTATCGACAATAATAAATATTATTTTAGGCCTTCCAGCAGCTATAGTTATTGCTAGAAGGAAGCTTAGTGGTGCAACACCAATATTTAAGGCATTAGTTAATGTGCCGATAATTGTCCCCTCAATTGCGCTTGGAACATCCTTAAGGCTTTTCTGGGGAAGATATCCTTTCATTCATGAATTCTGGGTTCTATTACTTTCCCATACGACCATAACCTACACTTATTTTGTTGAGTCTATGGCTGCTGCCATGGAAAGCATACCTTTAGAAGTTGAGGAGGTTGCCAGCACACTGGGCGCAAAACCGTTCACGATATTCCGTGAAATAACCCTTCCACTCACAAAATATTCAATTTTCTCCGGAGCCGTCTTAGTATTCACTAGGGCTTTAGGCGAGACTGGTGCAGCTAAGGCTGCTGCGAGAACAAAGGAGTTCTGGACGACGCCAATTTTACTCGTTAACTGGATTATGGATGGAGGGATAACTGGCTCGCAAAAGGCTTTGAGTGTGGGAATTTACATAATATCGTCATTTATAGTCCTATTAGCCCTAAGGACACTGACTAGGAGGAGGAAGTAG
- the trxA gene encoding thioredoxin: protein MSGEEDKELERIRQKKIKELMQKSKMADSMNEPIEVTDRNFNDIVRGSSLIVIDCWAPWCAPCRMMAPIIDELAKEYAGKILFGKLNVDENSRVPAEYQIMSIPTFLVFKNGVLVERIVGAMPKKLLEQRLAKYSE from the coding sequence ATGAGCGGAGAGGAAGATAAGGAGCTTGAAAGAATTAGGCAGAAAAAGATTAAGGAGCTAATGCAAAAGTCTAAAATGGCTGATTCGATGAATGAGCCGATAGAAGTAACCGACCGAAACTTTAATGATATTGTAAGGGGCAGCTCTCTCATAGTGATTGATTGCTGGGCTCCTTGGTGTGCACCATGCCGTATGATGGCTCCAATAATAGATGAGTTGGCTAAAGAATACGCTGGCAAAATATTATTTGGAAAACTTAATGTTGATGAGAACTCAAGGGTGCCAGCTGAATATCAAATAATGAGTATACCAACATTCCTGGTTTTCAAGAATGGAGTCCTCGTTGAGAGAATTGTCGGAGCTATGCCGAAAAAGCTTCTGGAGCAGAGACTTGCTAAATACAGTGAATAA
- a CDS encoding inositol-3-phosphate synthase, with product MAEIRVAIAGVGNGASALVQGVHYYRDAKETDFVPGLMHVKFGDYHVRDIKFVAAFEVNRLKIGRDLSEAVFTEPNCCPRFVKSLPKLGVEVMPAPILDGVGPHMREAFRVYSEDEIKPVDVAEVLRETRADVLVNYMPVGSFEATRFYAQAAIDAGCAFVNCIPEFIASDKEWGAKFEKAGLPVAGDDIKSQLGATILHREIIRLFVDRGVKIDETYQLNIGGDTDFQNMTLEQRLKSKRISKTEAVTSLVPYDVPTRIGPSDFVPFLENKKICYIYVRGRNFGDQPVKVWVKLEVEDAPNSAGVVIDVIRATKIALDRGIAGPLISISAYAFKHPPIQVEDPVAKRWVEEFIEGKRDR from the coding sequence TTGGCTGAAATTAGGGTTGCAATAGCTGGCGTCGGAAATGGCGCGTCAGCCTTAGTTCAAGGCGTCCATTACTATAGGGATGCTAAAGAGACGGATTTCGTTCCAGGCTTAATGCATGTTAAATTTGGCGATTATCATGTTCGAGACATAAAGTTTGTTGCAGCCTTCGAGGTTAATAGACTAAAAATTGGAAGAGACCTTAGCGAGGCAGTATTTACCGAGCCAAACTGCTGCCCAAGGTTTGTTAAGTCGCTACCTAAATTAGGGGTTGAAGTCATGCCAGCGCCAATATTAGACGGTGTTGGGCCTCATATGAGAGAGGCATTCAGAGTATACTCGGAGGATGAAATTAAGCCAGTGGATGTCGCCGAAGTTCTAAGAGAGACTAGGGCAGACGTACTCGTGAATTACATGCCAGTTGGCAGCTTCGAGGCAACGCGTTTCTACGCTCAGGCAGCCATAGATGCTGGATGCGCATTCGTTAATTGCATTCCAGAGTTTATTGCAAGCGATAAAGAATGGGGCGCTAAATTTGAGAAGGCTGGGCTACCAGTTGCTGGCGATGATATCAAAAGCCAGCTAGGTGCAACAATACTCCATAGGGAAATAATTAGGCTTTTCGTTGATAGGGGCGTTAAGATCGATGAGACATATCAACTGAATATCGGCGGAGACACCGACTTCCAGAATATGACGTTAGAGCAGAGACTTAAGTCTAAACGCATAAGTAAGACTGAGGCTGTCACAAGTCTAGTTCCATACGATGTGCCCACAAGGATAGGTCCATCCGACTTCGTACCTTTCCTGGAGAATAAGAAAATATGCTATATCTATGTTAGAGGTAGAAACTTTGGGGACCAGCCGGTGAAGGTGTGGGTTAAACTTGAGGTTGAGGATGCACCTAACAGCGCTGGCGTAGTGATAGATGTTATAAGGGCGACTAAAATAGCGCTCGACAGAGGAATCGCTGGACCGCTAATTAGCATATCAGCATACGCCTTTAAGCACCCGCCAATCCAGGTTGAGGATCCAGTAGCGAAGAGGTGGGTTGAGGAGTTTATAGAGGGGAAGCGGGACAGATAA
- a CDS encoding DUF1028 domain-containing protein, with product MKLRLKCCLNNELGTFSMVARCPKTLTLGVCVASASLAVGSAVPHVEPGVGAIAVQGYTCFSHGVNGLKLLKNGLKPIDVLKTLLGNDYLREMRQISIIDVFGERAAFTGRETLKWSGHIIGEDYVAAGNALASGKVLESMIEAFENSEGEWLAERLLKALEAGQETGGDWRGTRSAALVMVEREPIHEPRPKIDLRVDLHNEPVKELRRIFESYKRWMQITR from the coding sequence ATGAAGTTGAGGTTAAAGTGCTGCTTGAATAATGAGCTCGGTACATTCTCCATGGTTGCCAGATGTCCAAAAACACTTACTTTGGGTGTTTGCGTTGCCTCCGCATCCCTAGCTGTTGGAAGCGCTGTTCCACATGTAGAGCCTGGTGTTGGCGCCATAGCTGTTCAAGGGTACACATGCTTCTCCCATGGGGTTAATGGGCTGAAGCTTCTCAAAAATGGGCTTAAGCCAATTGATGTCTTAAAAACCCTGCTTGGAAATGATTATTTAAGAGAAATGAGACAAATATCTATAATTGATGTATTCGGTGAGAGAGCAGCGTTTACTGGCAGGGAAACGTTAAAGTGGAGTGGGCACATCATCGGTGAAGATTATGTTGCAGCGGGTAACGCCCTAGCATCTGGAAAAGTCCTTGAATCTATGATTGAAGCATTCGAGAATTCTGAGGGTGAATGGCTCGCTGAGAGACTTCTAAAAGCCCTAGAAGCTGGGCAGGAGACTGGAGGAGACTGGAGAGGGACACGTTCAGCAGCGCTAGTTATGGTTGAGAGGGAGCCTATACATGAGCCCCGTCCAAAAATAGATTTGAGGGTTGACTTGCATAATGAGCCAGTTAAGGAGCTACGCCGTATATTTGAGTCTTATAAAAGGTGGATGCAAATTACACGCTAA